The Hemiscyllium ocellatum isolate sHemOce1 chromosome 14, sHemOce1.pat.X.cur, whole genome shotgun sequence genome includes a region encoding these proteins:
- the abhd14b gene encoding protein ABHD14B produces MAGIVTKEGVVQVEGQQLFYRQTAPAEQNPRFSVLLLHGIRFSSETWLKLGTLQELAGAGYRAIAIDLPGLGNSKEVTAPAKLGDLAPDSFLLSVLRGLELNSVVIISPSLSGMYSLPFLFGHRDMVKGFIPVAPICTEKFSPEQYSSVQTPTLIVYGEKDKPMGETSFNHLKNLANHKVHVMKDAQHACYLDNPEEWHQTVLEFLKNLS; encoded by the exons ATGGCGGGTATCGTGACTAAGGAAGGTGTTGTGCAAGTTGAAGGGCAGCAGTTGTTTTATCGTCAGACTGCACCAGCTGAGCAGAACCCCAGATTCTctgttctcctgctccatggtaTTCGCTTCTCCTCTGAGACTTGGTTGAAGCTTGGAACCCTCCAGGAACTGGCAGGGGCTGGGTACCGGGCGATAGCTATCGACTTACCAG GTTTGGGTAATTCCAAAGAAGTGACAGCTCCTGCCAAATTGGGGGATCTAGCTCCTGACAGCTTCCTCCTGAGTGTGCTCAGGGGTTTGGAGCTGAACTCTGTTGTGATAATCAGCCCGTCGCTGAGTGGGATGTATTCTCTGCCTTTCCTGTTTGGGCACCGTGACATGGTGAAGGGATTCATCCCTGTGGCCCCAATCTGCACTGAGAAATTTTCCCCTGAGCAGTACTCCAGTGTGCAG ACCCCAACACTAATTGTCTACGGTGAAAAGGACAAGCCGATGGGAGAGACATCGTTCAACCATCTGAAGAACTTGGCTAACCACAAGGTGCATGTTATGAAGGATGCACAGCATGCCTGTTACCTCGATAATCCTGAGGAGTGGCATCAAACAGTGCTAGAGTTCCTGAAGAATCTATCCTGA